One Sulfurimonas sp. C5 genomic region harbors:
- a CDS encoding polyribonucleotide nucleotidyltransferase → MKYDVNLDLTNKTEEYSFNEVARQANGAAWLKCGDTVMLATVVYEENETVSDDFLPLTVQYIEKTYAAGKIPGGFFKRETKPGDFETLTSRIVDRSLRPLFPKGFGHPTQITIMVFSVDSEADLQVLALNAASAALYVSDIDINRSVCGIRAAKVDGELILNPTLSQLNNSTLDLYLSGTKDDLLMIEMRSIGSENVEIEPSIEPILDPINAGMGGVIVDTHISNALPEDELIEVFAKTQEALFAANTKYEEAFKEFQKEAQPLVLTANQLNEEMVAYVEQNHMADIKEAMNQMAKSERSSALRTLRKTILTTKTDWDEEELKAAIEKVKKIQVRSQILDEKVRADGRALNEVRPITIETNVLPSAHSSCLFTRGQTQALVVLTLGGPKDAQMYESLTDESAQNEEFMVHYNFPGFSVGEASPITGVKRRELGHGNLAKRALEPIVHTDGKTIRLVSEILESNGSSSMATVCGGYMALKAADIETSDTVAGIAMGMVSEGDKYAILSDIMGLEDHDGDMDFKVTGSKDGITAMQMDIKLGGISLEVLKEALYQAKEGRSHIIDIMLEAESKIQFNDGVLPTTDFFHIDPSFIGEIIGQAGKTIREIIERFEVAIDIDKKEGKVKITGKNKSGIEGAKEHINSIVSKPKVAKIDYQVGDKYEGTVKRIVDFGAFVELPDGQDGLLHISKISKERVENVRDILNEGDKVTVEIIEFKGNKISLSMV, encoded by the coding sequence TATGCTGCAGGAAAAATTCCAGGTGGTTTTTTTAAACGTGAGACAAAGCCTGGTGATTTTGAAACACTTACGTCAAGAATTGTGGATAGAAGCTTACGTCCATTATTTCCAAAAGGTTTTGGACATCCGACACAGATTACTATTATGGTATTTAGTGTAGATAGTGAAGCTGATTTACAAGTTTTGGCATTAAATGCTGCATCAGCTGCTTTATATGTATCAGATATTGATATCAATAGAAGTGTATGTGGTATTCGTGCTGCAAAAGTTGATGGGGAATTAATATTAAACCCAACTCTTAGTCAATTAAACAATTCAACGCTTGATCTGTATCTTTCAGGTACAAAAGATGATCTGTTAATGATTGAGATGCGTTCAATCGGTAGTGAAAATGTAGAGATTGAACCAAGTATTGAACCTATTTTAGATCCAATCAATGCAGGAATGGGGGGAGTAATAGTTGATACACATATCTCCAATGCATTACCTGAAGATGAATTAATCGAAGTTTTTGCAAAAACACAAGAAGCTTTGTTCGCGGCAAATACAAAATATGAAGAAGCTTTTAAGGAATTTCAAAAAGAGGCTCAGCCACTTGTATTGACAGCGAATCAACTTAATGAAGAGATGGTTGCATATGTTGAACAAAACCATATGGCAGACATCAAAGAGGCAATGAATCAGATGGCAAAATCTGAGCGTTCTTCTGCTTTGAGAACTCTAAGAAAAACAATTTTAACAACAAAAACTGATTGGGATGAAGAGGAATTAAAAGCAGCGATCGAAAAAGTCAAAAAGATCCAAGTTCGTTCTCAAATCTTGGATGAAAAAGTACGTGCAGACGGTAGAGCATTAAATGAAGTAAGACCGATTACGATCGAGACAAATGTACTGCCTTCAGCTCACTCTTCATGTTTATTTACTCGCGGGCAAACACAAGCACTTGTTGTGTTAACTTTGGGTGGACCTAAAGATGCACAAATGTATGAAAGTTTAACTGATGAGAGTGCACAAAATGAAGAGTTTATGGTACATTATAATTTCCCTGGCTTTTCAGTAGGTGAAGCAAGTCCGATTACAGGTGTAAAACGTCGTGAACTTGGTCATGGAAACTTGGCAAAACGTGCATTAGAGCCGATTGTTCATACAGATGGGAAAACAATTCGTTTAGTTTCTGAGATCTTAGAATCAAACGGTTCAAGTTCAATGGCTACAGTATGTGGCGGGTATATGGCTTTAAAAGCTGCAGATATTGAAACATCTGATACAGTTGCAGGAATTGCTATGGGTATGGTGAGTGAAGGCGATAAGTACGCTATTCTTTCAGATATCATGGGACTAGAAGATCATGACGGTGATATGGACTTTAAAGTAACAGGTTCAAAAGATGGTATTACTGCTATGCAGATGGATATCAAACTTGGTGGTATCTCACTTGAAGTTCTAAAAGAAGCACTTTATCAAGCCAAAGAAGGACGTAGCCACATTATTGACATTATGCTTGAAGCTGAATCTAAAATTCAGTTCAATGATGGTGTACTACCGACGACTGACTTCTTCCATATTGATCCAAGTTTCATCGGTGAGATTATTGGTCAAGCCGGTAAAACTATTCGTGAAATTATCGAGAGATTTGAAGTTGCAATAGACATCGATAAAAAAGAAGGTAAAGTTAAAATTACTGGTAAAAACAAATCAGGTATTGAAGGTGCAAAAGAACATATAAATTCAATTGTTTCTAAACCAAAAGTAGCAAAAATTGATTACCAAGTAGGTGATAAATATGAAGGTACTGTAAAAAGAATTGTAGATTTTGGTGCTTTTGTTGAATTGCCTGATGGTCAAGACGGACTATTACATATCTCTAAAATCTCTAAAGAGAGAGTTGAAAATGTTAGAGATATATTAAATGAAGGTGACAAAGTTACAGTAGAAATTATAGAGTTTAAAGGGAATAAGATCTCTTTATCTATGGTATAA
- a CDS encoding HD domain-containing phosphohydrolase yields the protein MKQINYEYTNRDDLEKFIRDNFQSYDQKKILVQLFSSNTLYMEISRIKNELQSLLENASIITSSTAGIVHDGKISDDKIILSFSVFENSTVKNVGYYDSSTEEIINDLKNNYITGDTKLVITFANTFKVDASDLLSKLAVVNPDLVVVGGNAGDDFKFHSNYISANNSDDSDIVFAIIDSKVLKVNADYLFNWETIGKEMLVTKASGPTVYELDNMPIIDTFEKYLGKTVRDDLLKHGSQFPLVLNVGGTEVARALVAFNYEEGSITFAGNVPEGQYVRFGFADLGTIEHKNIEHIKLHNQKVNEATFVYTCGARRQMLGGFLNKEIQILNSLGTSSGFITYGEFFHNSFSCDNNLLNITTTYVTLNEREDTSTNLDIKIVEEEVSDDEIRLSALTTLIKETSKDLDENIYYLEQFKNAVASASIFSTTDRSGIITDVNTNFEMISGYKRDEIVGRPHNIVRHPDNDPKLFKEMWQTIQSGKIWKGLIKNRTKKGTDYWVVSEVAPIYYKDGTFREYIGIRNDVTKLETVKQILQNEVLSSKENLEENLYYFKQYEEAINLSTAVLRTDVNNNIKYVNDRFLELSKYKRKELIGKNCGEIRHRKHQEVGLCTRILNDLNSKQIVKEVITNVAKDKSEFITKTIFYPVTNKKNEIVEFIQVMFDVTDIYRLNDEIVNTQKEVVEKMGAIGETRSKETGDHVRRVAEYSYMLAKYYGLSEKEAILLKQASPMHDIGKVGIPDAILNKPGKLTPEEFEIMKTHAEIGYEMLKHSERDILKASAMVAYTHHEKWNGSGYPQGTQGNDIHIFGRITAVADVFDALGHDRVYKKAWELDKILELFKEERGKHFDPTLIDLFFDNLDSFLEVKNRFDSKPTEEN from the coding sequence ATGAAACAAATTAATTATGAGTATACTAATAGAGATGATTTAGAGAAGTTTATTCGTGATAATTTTCAATCTTATGATCAAAAAAAGATATTAGTACAACTTTTTAGTTCAAACACCCTTTATATGGAAATTTCGAGAATTAAAAATGAACTTCAATCTCTGCTAGAAAATGCTTCTATTATTACTAGTTCCACTGCAGGAATAGTACATGATGGAAAAATATCGGATGATAAAATTATTTTATCATTTTCTGTATTTGAAAACTCTACCGTAAAAAATGTCGGCTATTATGATAGCAGTACAGAAGAGATTATAAACGATTTAAAAAACAATTATATTACAGGTGATACAAAACTTGTAATAACTTTTGCAAATACCTTTAAAGTTGATGCATCAGATTTACTAAGCAAACTTGCCGTAGTGAATCCAGATTTAGTTGTTGTTGGTGGTAATGCGGGTGATGATTTTAAATTTCATTCCAATTATATTAGTGCTAATAACAGTGATGATAGCGATATAGTATTCGCAATAATAGATTCGAAAGTTCTCAAAGTAAATGCAGACTATCTATTTAATTGGGAAACTATTGGTAAAGAGATGCTTGTTACTAAAGCAAGCGGACCTACAGTATATGAACTTGACAATATGCCTATTATCGATACATTTGAAAAATACTTAGGGAAAACGGTTCGTGATGATTTATTAAAGCATGGATCCCAATTTCCATTAGTACTAAATGTTGGAGGTACTGAAGTTGCAAGAGCTCTTGTTGCATTTAATTATGAAGAGGGGAGCATAACGTTTGCAGGCAATGTCCCTGAAGGTCAATATGTAAGATTCGGTTTTGCCGATCTTGGTACGATAGAGCATAAAAATATAGAGCATATAAAATTACATAATCAGAAAGTAAATGAAGCTACATTTGTATATACATGTGGAGCAAGACGTCAAATGCTCGGAGGTTTTTTAAATAAAGAGATACAGATACTCAACTCTCTAGGAACGAGTTCAGGATTCATAACATATGGTGAATTTTTTCACAATAGTTTTAGTTGTGATAACAACCTCTTAAACATCACTACAACATATGTAACATTGAATGAAAGAGAAGATACTTCTACTAACTTGGATATAAAGATTGTAGAAGAGGAAGTAAGTGATGATGAGATACGTTTATCCGCTTTAACCACTCTCATTAAAGAGACAAGCAAAGACTTAGATGAAAATATCTACTATTTAGAACAGTTTAAAAATGCAGTAGCTTCGGCATCGATTTTTTCAACTACAGACAGATCAGGAATAATTACGGATGTTAATACAAACTTCGAAATGATTTCAGGATATAAACGGGATGAAATAGTTGGACGACCACATAATATAGTTCGACATCCTGATAATGATCCTAAGCTTTTTAAAGAGATGTGGCAAACAATTCAGTCTGGAAAAATATGGAAAGGCTTAATAAAAAATAGAACTAAAAAAGGTACTGATTACTGGGTTGTTTCAGAAGTAGCTCCTATTTACTATAAAGACGGTACATTCAGAGAATATATAGGTATTAGAAACGACGTTACTAAACTTGAGACGGTAAAACAGATACTACAAAATGAAGTTCTCTCTTCAAAAGAAAACTTGGAAGAAAATCTTTATTATTTCAAACAATATGAAGAAGCGATCAACTTATCAACGGCTGTACTGAGAACAGATGTTAACAATAATATCAAATATGTGAATGATAGGTTTCTTGAACTCAGTAAATATAAAAGAAAAGAACTTATAGGTAAAAACTGTGGAGAAATCAGACATAGAAAGCATCAAGAAGTAGGTCTGTGTACACGTATTTTAAATGATTTAAACTCTAAGCAGATCGTAAAAGAAGTTATTACCAATGTAGCAAAAGATAAGAGTGAGTTTATTACAAAAACGATATTTTATCCGGTTACAAACAAGAAAAATGAGATAGTCGAATTTATCCAAGTAATGTTTGATGTAACAGATATTTACAGACTTAATGATGAGATTGTAAACACTCAAAAAGAAGTAGTAGAAAAAATGGGTGCAATCGGTGAAACTCGCAGTAAAGAGACTGGAGACCATGTTCGAAGGGTAGCTGAATATTCTTATATGTTGGCAAAATATTACGGGCTAAGTGAAAAAGAAGCTATTTTATTAAAACAAGCAAGTCCAATGCATGATATTGGAAAAGTCGGTATACCGGATGCAATATTGAATAAGCCGGGTAAATTGACACCTGAAGAGTTTGAAATTATGAAAACACATGCAGAAATTGGTTATGAGATGCTCAAACACTCAGAAAGAGATATCCTCAAAGCTTCCGCAATGGTAGCGTATACACACCATGAAAAGTGGAATGGTAGTGGATATCCACAGGGTACACAAGGAAATGATATTCATATATTTGGTCGTATTACTGCAGTTGCTGATGTATTTGATGCCTTGGGGCATGACAGAGTTTATAAAAAAGCATGGGAGCTTGATAAAATACTTGAACTTTTTAAAGAAGAACGCGGTAAACATTTCGATCCAACTTTAATAGATCTGTTTTTTGATAATCTTGACAGCTTTTTAGAGGTGAAAAATCGTTTTGATTCAAAGCCAACAGAAGAAAACTAA
- a CDS encoding F0F1 ATP synthase subunit C yields the protein MKKILFLLVAFSAALLANDGDVANQTLKAYSMIAAGLGLGLAALGGAIGMGHTAAATIAGTARNPGLGAKLMTTMFIALAMIEAQVIYALVVALIALYANPFLG from the coding sequence ATGAAAAAAATTCTTTTTCTTTTAGTAGCATTTTCTGCTGCTCTTTTAGCTAACGACGGTGACGTTGCTAATCAAACTCTTAAAGCTTACTCTATGATCGCTGCTGGTCTTGGACTTGGTTTAGCTGCTCTTGGTGGTGCTATCGGTATGGGTCACACTGCTGCTGCAACTATCGCTGGTACTGCACGTAACCCAGGTTTAGGTGCTAAACTTATGACTACAATGTTCATCGCTTTAGCAATGATCGAAGCGCAAGTTATTTATGCACTAGTTGTTGCATTAATCGCTCTTTACGCTAACCCATTTTTAGGTTAA